The following are encoded together in the Ooceraea biroi isolate clonal line C1 chromosome 2, Obir_v5.4, whole genome shotgun sequence genome:
- the LOC105281660 gene encoding interleukin enhancer-binding factor 2: MVRGRGGMIRGGRGGMGRGMGFPRKQFLPRHPFDYTLCEGAFPRVKSPPDESDFQTALLKKNADMCPTPKEQTSILNLVTKLQGVLDNLIVAPGTFEACQLEEVRQVGSFKKGTMIKGHNVADIVVILKTLPTKTAVEALGNKVNNDLKTVNSKEMFRVMQTERGFDIANNEATVRVLITTLHQNLRKLESDQHLDVKICQGHLAAIRHSRWFEENAHHSSIKVLIRLLRDLRSRFEGLEPLSPWMLDLLAHNAIMNNPSRQALPINQAYKRVLQLLASGLFLPGSAGISDPCEGGNIRVHTAMTLEQQDLVCLTAQTLLRVLAHGGYRPLLEGSNKLAVEMSVWAGGVVASPLDKAYEPPTEQEQQEDMDESNEEMITESV, encoded by the exons ATGGTAAGAGGTCGTGGTGGAATGATCAGAGGTGGTCGGGGAGGTATGGGTCGTGGAATGGGCTTTCCACGCAAGCAGTTTTTACCACGCCATCCGTTTGACTACACGCTCTGCGAGGGTGCTTTCCCACGTGTCAAATCTCCACCAGACGAATCAGACTTTCAGACAGCTCTTCTAAAGAAGAACGCTGACATGTGTCCTACACCGAAGGAGCAAACTTCTATACTAAATCTCGTGACGAAGCTGCAGGGTGTCCTTGATAATCTAATCGTTGCGCCAGGAACGTTTGAAGCTTGC CAACTGGAAGAGGTGAGGCAAGTCGGCAGCTTCAAGAAAGGCACAATGATAAAGGGCCACAACGTTGCCGACATTGTCGTCATTCTGAAAACTCTGCCGACGAAAACGGCAGTGGAGGCTCTCGGGAACAAGGTCAACAACGATCTGAAAACTGTGAATTCCAAAGAGATGTTCAGAGTGATGCAGACTGAACGCGGATTCGATATCGCCAACAATGAGGCTACCGTGCGGGTGTTGATAACTACGTTGCATCAAAATCTACGCAAGTTAGAATCCGATCAGCACCTGGACGTCAAGATATGCCAAG GACACCTCGCCGCTATCAGACACTCTCGTTGGTTCGAGGAGAACGCTCATCATTCTAGCATCAAGGTCCTGATCCGGTTGCTCCGGGATCTCCGAAGCAGATTTGAAGGCTTGGAGCCACTGTCGCCGTGGATGCTGGACCTATTGGCACACAATGCTATAATGAACAATCCTAGCAGGCAAGCATTGCCGATAAACCAGGCGTACAAGAGAGTACTACAACTACTCGCTTCGGGACTGTTTCTTCCAGGATCAGCAG GTATTTCCGACCCGTGCGAGGGAGGTAATATACGCGTGCACACTGCGATGACCTTGGAGCAGCAAGATCTCGTGTGCCTCACCGCGCAGACGTTGCTGCGCGTGTTGGCTCACGGCGGTTACAGGCCGTTACTGGAAGGTTCGAACAAGCTCGCGGTGGAGATGAGCGTGTGGGCCGGCGGGGTGGTGGCAAGCCCGCTGGACAAGGCGTATGAGCCTCCCACGGAACAGGAGCAACAGGAGGACATGGATGAGAGCAATGAGGAGATGATTACGGAGAGCGTTTAG
- the LOC105281661 gene encoding uncharacterized protein LOC105281661, protein MSALLDVCGNDTGSPSISKADDNLSNSDGPLIKSLIRQNSCSSIHARTIGSSYEMSSTGEKSTKRRYCLWTLTLVLAILGLCNLFLNITVIAVLRISQGMEAIEVIPDENLVKFYGKTDLDKVSLQSGVCQSYGDEPMEVSGDEAGVHIDVKSHGRVHETHPHLKLNVLPNGTTLSQVESFEVKDPRTGVIYFTTDFPNFGLPSGVETIDVKIAETHRITSPVNESMTVQSESEISLQGAEGVQMESKDIVWSADVDVFLKSVNGSIVLDARDGLFIDVENIPVAPMFLPSPTTSHEQYKVCVCMPQGKLFKVPVRPGTGSRTVNCARVARSPENDPCLS, encoded by the exons ATGTCGGCCCTTTTAGATGTGTGCGGAAATGATACTGGTTCGCCATCGATATCGAAGGCTGACGATAATCTGTCCAATAGTGACGGACCCTTGATTAAGAGTCTCATTCGACAAAACAGTTGCAGCAGCATACATGcaag AACAATTGGTTCTTCGTACGAGATGTCTTCGACGGGGGAGAAATCAACGAAGAGGCGTTATTGCCTCTGGACGTTAACTCTGGTCCTGGCGATACTCGGCCTTTGCAATCTTTTTCTGAACATCACTGTTATCGCTGTTTTACGTATTAGCCAAGGAATGGAAGCCATTGAAGTAATTCCGGACGAAAACCTCGTTAAATTCTACGGAAAAACTGATTTGGACAAG GTATCCCTGCAATCGGGTGTATGTCAGAGCTACGGCGACGAGCCGATGGAGGTATCCGGCGACGAGGCCGGGGTGCACATCGACGTGAAAAGTCACGGGCGCGTCCACGAAACGCATCCGCATTTAAAGCTGAACGTTCTACCGAACGGTACCACTCTGTCACAGGTAGAATCGTTCGAAGTGAAGGATCCGCGCACCGGTGTAATCTACTTCACCACCGACTTCCCGAACTTCGGCCTGCCGAGCGGCGTCGAGACGATCGACGTGAAGATCGCGGAGACTCACCGGATCACGTCGCCGGTCAACGAGAGCATGACAGTCCAGTCCGAGAGTGAAATCTCGCTGCAGGGCGCGGAGGGTGTGCAAATGGAGAGCAAGGACATCGTGTGGAGCGCCGACGTCGACGTCTTCTTAAAAAGCGTGAACGGTAGCATCGTGCTGGACGCCAGGGACGGCCTTTTTATCGACGTGGAGAACATCCCGGTGGCGCCGATGTTCCTGCCAAGCCCGACGACCAGCCACGAGCAGTACAAAGTCTGCGTGTGCATGCCGCAAGGCAAGCTCTTCAAAGTACCCGTACGACCGGGCACTGGTTCGCGCACGGTCAATTGCGCGCGGGTCGCCAGGAGCCCGGAGAATGATCCGTGTTTGTCGTAG